The following nucleotide sequence is from Candidatus Rokuibacteriota bacterium.
AGTCGTGTTGCCCAGCCAGGGAGCAGGGAACGAAGGCGGGCAGGAAGGGCTTTCGCCGTCAAGTCATCGGCCGTTAGGACGCGTCCCGGCTCGAGAGCATCTTCGAGGGTCGGGCCGAAGAGGGAAGCGGTTCGGACGTCTTCGGTCCTGAGGTACGGGAAAACCACGCCATATCCCCAGCCACAAGCAAGCCCCTCACCGTCGCGGCGGAGCAGGGGGCGTTTCTTGAGCAGGTCCACCGTTTTGAGCACATATTCGCGCACCTGCCAGATCGGATTCCCCACCACGATCTCTCCGTCAGGATGGCGGAGCCTGACGCCCTCTTCGCCGATGGCCGAAATCGATCCGAGTCGCCAGTCCTTGACTTCCAGTACGACCAGCCCAAGATCAGGTCCCACGATGATGAAATCAGGATGTCGTCCCTGGACTGAGATGTCGTAGTAGACGAGATAGTCTTCGGGCAGGTAGTCCCGCAGCGCGACGAAGACCTTCCTCTCCCCCGCTGTCGCGGAGCTCGGCTGAGTCGACAGCGTCTCGGGGATCATGAAGGCCATCAGAAGGATGGTACTCTCGTCGGCCTACTCTCACGAAATCGCGCCGCTGCTGGCGGAGCCGTGCCTTACGCGCCAGCCAGATTTGAGCCAGCCGGCACGCCCATGAAGTAACGCATGCACCGGCCCGAGTGCAGGCGACTCGAGACGTGTCACGGAGATACAGAGTTCCTGCGAGGCTTGCGCGGGCGTCATTCTTGTGTATACATATCGGCCATGGCGCGACGCCGGGCACGTCGGCCAGCCGCAGGACGGCCGCGGATCACGTTCTACTGGGACAATCCCCCGGGGCCGAGGTCGGGCGGCAGCATTGAACGGGTCTGGCGCGGGCAGGTCTACGAACGTGAGGTTGGCCCAAGTGATTGGCTGGATGTCCCGGAAGCTGCGGC
It contains:
- a CDS encoding helix-turn-helix domain-containing protein, encoding MARRRARRPAAGRPRITFYWDNPPGPRSGGSIERVWRGQVYEREVGPSDWLDVPEAAAALGVRHVFSVYRAIWDGRLEAIQRGRDIRVSLAAIKAYLKEEASRPGRKGRRRLRE